The Halomonas sp. KG2 genome contains a region encoding:
- a CDS encoding diacylglycerol kinase — translation MKPGHTGLTHLMHSTRYSWKGLKAAFRNEAAFRQEVGITAVLLPLAWWIGEGPISWLLLVGSLCLVLIVELLNSAIENVVDRIGTEHHELSGRAKDIGSAAVMLSLIMAGLTWGLLGWQKLVG, via the coding sequence ATGAAGCCAGGACATACGGGGTTAACCCATTTAATGCACTCAACGCGCTATTCATGGAAAGGGCTAAAAGCCGCTTTTAGAAATGAAGCTGCGTTTCGCCAAGAAGTGGGTATTACAGCGGTGTTGCTGCCGCTGGCTTGGTGGATTGGAGAAGGGCCCATTAGCTGGTTGCTGCTGGTTGGCAGCCTGTGCCTTGTGCTGATTGTAGAACTGCTTAATAGTGCTATAGAGAACGTTGTTGATCGTATTGGCACCGAGCATCACGAGCTTTCAGGGCGTGCTAAAGATATTGGCTCGGCGGCGGTTATGCTGTCATTGATCATGGCAGGCTTAACCTGGGGGCTGTTAGGCTGGCAAAAATTGGTGGGCTAA
- a CDS encoding methyltransferase domain-containing protein, giving the protein MQHTSRPVVSNQPGPHHDVARRVARALENPLRKPIAAHTQQAFEDAHTWLQKQQAPLILDAGCGVGLSTRRLAEQFPAHAVIGVDRSEDRLSRDHGELPANALLVRADLVDFWRLAEQAKWAPERHFLLYPNPYPKAAHLKMRWHGHPVFPTLLALGGRLEVRSNWQLYVEEFALATALVTGKQATIAALAPNGSYLTPFEAKYDQSGQTLWQLKIELERA; this is encoded by the coding sequence ATGCAGCATACTTCACGACCCGTGGTTTCCAACCAACCTGGCCCGCATCACGATGTGGCGCGCCGGGTAGCACGTGCCTTGGAAAACCCACTGCGAAAGCCAATCGCTGCGCATACACAACAAGCTTTTGAAGACGCGCATACGTGGCTTCAAAAGCAGCAAGCGCCGTTAATCCTCGATGCCGGCTGCGGTGTAGGGCTTTCGACACGCCGTTTGGCAGAACAGTTTCCGGCGCACGCGGTGATCGGCGTTGATCGAAGCGAAGATCGGTTAAGCCGAGACCATGGTGAATTGCCTGCTAATGCACTGTTGGTGCGGGCTGACCTTGTCGATTTCTGGCGACTAGCTGAACAGGCAAAGTGGGCACCCGAGCGGCATTTTCTGCTTTACCCCAATCCTTATCCAAAAGCTGCGCATTTAAAAATGCGCTGGCATGGGCATCCTGTTTTCCCCACACTGCTAGCCCTTGGAGGGCGTTTAGAAGTGCGCTCCAATTGGCAGTTGTATGTTGAAGAGTTTGCTCTGGCAACCGCCCTAGTAACGGGAAAGCAGGCAACGATTGCCGCGTTGGCTCCCAACGGCAGCTATCTAACGCCATTTGAAGCAAAGTATGATCAAAGCGGCCAAACGCTTTGGCAGTTGAAGATTGAATTGGAGCGGGCATGA
- a CDS encoding BCCT family transporter has protein sequence MANHGGKSVFVASAVIIFGLVVIGAAFPEGFGNAAQAALTSITELFGWFYLFSVFGFVIFLVGLALSKYGKVRLGPQDSTPSYSFFSWISMLLAAGFGVGLVFYGMAEPMTHYINPPYGDVPAETDAAARYAIQYSYFNWGVHQWAAFSVVGLIIAYFQFRKGQAGLVSSVLSSVTAKHPRVRPYASWLDIFAVVATVMGVATSLGLGVLQMNGGLNAVFGLPENGFWQFIILFVMFCAYMASTWSGLDKGIKRLSNLNMILCIGLMLYVLITGPTIAILETITLGLGDYLQNFIGMSLRISPYSDNQWASSWTIFYWAWVIAWSPFVGTFVARVSRGRTIKEYVFGVLFVPPLLACLWIGIFGGAALNLEMSSSDAGLAAATEANITVALFEMFELMPFTGALSVVAMLLIFIFLVTSADSASYIVAQMTDNGSINPPLYKRIIWGVLIAAICLTLIVAGGLSGLQSAAVLSALPFTFILYMMIVVLVRELRADRKAMLTQLYRRHGETPVGADAFEAEQLGEEERLRRAPSVVNRRINS, from the coding sequence ATGGCAAATCATGGCGGTAAGTCGGTATTTGTCGCTTCTGCAGTGATTATATTCGGCTTGGTTGTTATTGGCGCTGCATTCCCAGAAGGCTTTGGTAATGCAGCCCAAGCGGCGCTCACCTCAATTACGGAACTGTTCGGCTGGTTCTACTTATTTTCAGTGTTTGGCTTTGTAATTTTTCTGGTTGGCTTAGCATTGAGTAAGTATGGAAAAGTGCGCCTTGGCCCTCAAGACAGTACGCCCAGCTACAGTTTTTTCTCGTGGATTAGCATGCTGCTGGCGGCTGGGTTCGGCGTTGGGCTGGTGTTCTACGGTATGGCGGAACCAATGACGCACTATATCAACCCGCCTTATGGTGACGTGCCTGCTGAAACAGACGCTGCTGCGCGCTATGCAATCCAATACAGCTACTTTAACTGGGGCGTCCATCAGTGGGCAGCATTTTCTGTTGTGGGCTTGATTATTGCCTACTTTCAATTTCGCAAAGGGCAAGCAGGGCTGGTGTCTTCAGTGCTCTCTTCGGTGACGGCTAAACATCCCCGGGTGCGCCCCTACGCATCCTGGCTGGATATTTTTGCCGTGGTCGCCACCGTTATGGGGGTTGCCACCTCGCTTGGCTTAGGTGTGCTGCAAATGAACGGTGGCCTTAATGCGGTGTTTGGTTTGCCGGAAAATGGCTTTTGGCAGTTTATCATTCTGTTTGTCATGTTCTGTGCTTACATGGCATCGACATGGTCAGGTTTGGATAAAGGCATTAAACGGTTATCGAACTTAAACATGATTTTATGTATTGGCTTGATGCTGTATGTATTAATCACCGGCCCTACTATTGCTATTTTAGAGACCATTACCCTGGGACTTGGCGATTACCTGCAAAACTTTATCGGTATGAGCCTACGTATTTCGCCCTACAGCGATAATCAATGGGCGAGTAGCTGGACCATTTTTTATTGGGCATGGGTCATTGCCTGGTCGCCGTTTGTGGGTACCTTTGTGGCGCGTGTTTCCCGTGGCCGCACGATCAAAGAGTATGTCTTTGGTGTGTTGTTTGTACCACCACTATTAGCCTGTTTATGGATAGGTATTTTTGGCGGTGCCGCGCTTAATTTGGAAATGTCGAGCAGTGATGCTGGATTGGCTGCCGCCACTGAAGCCAATATTACTGTGGCGTTGTTCGAGATGTTCGAGCTAATGCCCTTTACCGGTGCATTATCGGTCGTCGCCATGTTACTTATCTTCATTTTCCTGGTGACGTCGGCAGATTCTGCTTCCTACATCGTGGCGCAAATGACCGACAATGGCTCCATCAATCCGCCACTTTATAAGCGTATTATTTGGGGTGTCTTGATCGCCGCCATTTGTTTAACACTGATTGTGGCGGGTGGACTTTCTGGCCTGCAGTCAGCGGCGGTGCTTTCGGCATTACCGTTTACCTTTATTTTGTATATGATGATTGTAGTGTTGGTTCGTGAGCTGCGTGCTGACCGCAAGGCGATGTTAACGCAGTTATATCGTCGCCACGGGGAAACGCCGGTTGGTGCTGATGCATTTGAAGCTGAGCAGTTAGGCGAAGAAGAACGCTTACGCCGTGCTCCAAGTGTCGTCAATCGCCGCATTAATAGTTAA
- the glnE gene encoding bifunctional [glutamate--ammonia ligase]-adenylyl-L-tyrosine phosphorylase/[glutamate--ammonia-ligase] adenylyltransferase, with protein MQLDDAFFPNVGLPTALKPAAQRAWQRLSEALSQADNIASMTQQSLPSSSWEALSDARREALANVVTVSSFALDTLARFPHWLIDLDVAGELDATASKESQASWLDDALENADDEEAMHRAIRRFRRARMLGIVWRDLNRPDDYTMWDTAQAVSWLAEVCLEAALSWLERFYAPRWGLPAARRDGSSQRLVVLGMGKLGAGELNLSSDIDLIFAFPEKGETEGGRKPLEHQEYFTKLGQKLIAALDAMTADGFVFRVDMRLRPLGDGGPLVGSFSMLSSYYQDQGREWERYAMLKARPVAGDIDGGHELLASLRPFVYRRYLDFGAIESLRELKAMINREVKRKGMQSNIKLGPGGIREVEFVVQAFQLIRGGRDTELQVTSLKTALQRLPELGLLPQAVVDELLPDYAYLRDMEHAIQALEDRQTQTLPVDDEDRERIAFALGHDDWPGLIARLEEVRERVRQHFDAVIADPEEDSDAESSDDNLGLSQWRLLWRGELEQEEAEALLTDAGFIEPEKALKRLQSLYHSRQVQSMQRIGFERLDALMPLLLVAVAESELPDNALSGVQPLIESVLRRTAYLALLRENPQALEHLMKLCSASHWIAEQLARYPILLDELLTPDTLYTPADKSRLADELRQTLSRLPEDDDEAQLEALRVFKHAQMLHVAASDIAGTRHLMKVSDYLTYIAEVILDAVLAMAWKHVTRKHGVPEGLNTREPAFLIVGYGKLGGIELGYGSDLDLVFLHDNDGKGTTDGARPIDTAVFFTRLGQRIIHLLTAVTPAGSLYEVDMRLRPSGNAGLLVTSLDAFADYQRQNAWTWEHQALVRARVVAGSNALASKFDAIRGEMLCRERDPQALRDDVVSMRHKMRDHLGSKGQPGSADGEVFSLKHDVGGMVDIEFLCQYAVLSLAHDTPALITYSDNIRILETLAKSGHISESEAEQLREAYLAYRSRTHRAALTGEKTVVDAQAFKAHRDVVIALWQRFLEP; from the coding sequence ATGCAGTTAGACGACGCGTTTTTCCCCAACGTTGGGCTGCCAACAGCGCTTAAGCCCGCCGCTCAGCGCGCCTGGCAGCGATTAAGTGAAGCGCTTAGCCAAGCTGATAATATTGCCTCAATGACCCAGCAGTCGTTGCCTTCCAGTAGTTGGGAGGCACTTTCTGATGCGCGTCGTGAAGCGTTAGCCAACGTCGTAACTGTCTCAAGCTTTGCTCTAGATACCTTGGCACGCTTTCCGCACTGGCTGATTGATTTAGATGTGGCTGGCGAGCTGGATGCGACAGCAAGTAAGGAGTCACAAGCGAGTTGGCTAGATGATGCGCTAGAAAATGCTGATGATGAGGAGGCAATGCATCGCGCTATTCGCCGTTTTCGCCGTGCTCGCATGCTCGGGATTGTGTGGCGCGATCTTAATCGTCCTGATGACTACACCATGTGGGACACTGCTCAGGCAGTTTCGTGGCTGGCGGAAGTCTGTCTTGAAGCCGCGCTAAGCTGGCTTGAGCGTTTTTACGCCCCGCGCTGGGGATTGCCTGCGGCTCGCAGAGATGGCTCGTCCCAGCGGTTGGTGGTGCTGGGTATGGGTAAACTCGGCGCGGGTGAGCTGAATCTTTCCTCAGATATTGACCTGATCTTCGCCTTCCCTGAAAAAGGTGAAACCGAAGGCGGGCGTAAGCCCCTTGAGCACCAAGAGTACTTCACCAAACTAGGTCAGAAACTGATCGCCGCTTTAGATGCCATGACGGCCGACGGTTTCGTATTTCGCGTTGACATGCGGCTGCGTCCACTGGGTGATGGTGGCCCCCTGGTGGGCAGTTTCTCGATGCTCTCCAGTTACTATCAGGATCAGGGCCGTGAGTGGGAGCGTTATGCCATGCTCAAAGCGCGTCCCGTCGCAGGAGATATAGATGGTGGGCATGAATTGCTCGCAAGTCTCAGGCCGTTTGTTTACCGCCGCTACCTGGATTTTGGTGCGATTGAGTCGCTGCGTGAGCTCAAGGCGATGATCAATCGCGAGGTAAAGCGCAAAGGCATGCAAAGCAATATCAAGCTAGGGCCCGGTGGAATCCGGGAGGTTGAGTTCGTTGTCCAGGCATTTCAGTTGATTCGCGGTGGACGTGATACCGAGCTTCAAGTGACTTCACTCAAGACCGCCCTTCAACGACTGCCTGAACTGGGGCTGTTGCCCCAAGCGGTCGTCGATGAGTTGCTACCCGACTATGCGTATCTTCGTGACATGGAACACGCTATTCAGGCGCTAGAAGATCGTCAAACCCAAACGCTACCCGTTGATGATGAAGATCGAGAGCGGATCGCCTTTGCCTTGGGGCATGACGATTGGCCTGGACTCATCGCGCGGCTGGAGGAAGTGCGCGAACGCGTTCGTCAGCACTTTGATGCGGTGATCGCCGACCCCGAAGAGGATAGCGATGCAGAGAGTAGCGACGATAACCTTGGCCTGTCTCAGTGGCGGTTACTGTGGCGCGGCGAGCTAGAGCAGGAAGAAGCGGAAGCACTGCTAACTGATGCTGGTTTTATAGAACCAGAGAAAGCACTTAAACGGCTGCAGAGTCTTTACCATTCCCGCCAAGTGCAAAGCATGCAGCGTATCGGCTTTGAACGGCTAGATGCGCTGATGCCGCTACTGCTGGTTGCCGTTGCTGAAAGTGAGTTGCCGGATAACGCGCTTAGTGGTGTCCAGCCGCTGATCGAGTCGGTGCTTAGGCGAACCGCTTACCTTGCGCTGTTGCGTGAAAACCCCCAGGCGCTTGAGCACCTAATGAAGCTGTGCTCGGCCAGCCACTGGATTGCAGAGCAACTTGCACGTTACCCGATACTGCTTGATGAGCTACTAACGCCGGATACGCTTTACACTCCCGCTGATAAATCACGACTTGCCGATGAGTTACGCCAGACCTTAAGCAGGCTGCCAGAAGATGATGATGAGGCGCAGTTGGAAGCGCTTCGCGTGTTTAAGCATGCGCAGATGCTTCACGTTGCAGCGTCGGATATCGCTGGAACACGCCACTTGATGAAAGTGAGCGACTACTTAACGTATATCGCTGAAGTCATTCTAGATGCCGTGCTAGCGATGGCCTGGAAACATGTCACGCGTAAACATGGTGTGCCAGAAGGCCTCAATACACGAGAGCCAGCGTTTTTGATTGTGGGATACGGCAAGCTGGGGGGCATCGAACTTGGTTATGGCTCTGATTTGGACTTGGTGTTCCTCCATGATAACGACGGAAAAGGCACTACCGATGGTGCCAGACCCATCGATACAGCGGTCTTTTTTACCCGCCTAGGCCAGCGCATCATCCACCTTTTAACCGCAGTAACGCCTGCCGGCAGCCTTTACGAGGTTGATATGCGCCTTCGGCCTTCAGGCAATGCGGGCCTATTGGTGACCTCTTTAGATGCTTTTGCGGATTATCAACGCCAAAACGCCTGGACCTGGGAGCACCAGGCACTAGTACGCGCGCGCGTTGTCGCCGGTAGTAACGCGCTGGCGAGTAAATTTGATGCGATCCGTGGTGAGATGCTGTGTCGCGAGCGTGACCCGCAAGCCTTAAGAGATGACGTTGTCAGCATGCGTCATAAAATGCGTGATCACCTTGGCTCTAAAGGGCAGCCAGGTAGTGCGGACGGGGAGGTGTTCAGTCTAAAGCACGATGTGGGTGGCATGGTCGATATTGAGTTTCTTTGCCAATACGCGGTGCTATCACTCGCTCATGACACGCCTGCATTAATCACGTATAGCGATAATATCCGCATTTTAGAAACCCTCGCCAAAAGTGGTCATATTAGCGAGTCAGAAGCGGAGCAGTTGCGGGAAGCGTACCTCGCTTATCGTAGCCGTACCCATCGTGCGGCGTTAACCGGTGAAAAAACTGTCGTTGATGCACAGGCATTCAAAGCCCACCGCGATGTGGTTATTGCACTTTGGCAGCGTTTTCTTGAACCCTGA
- the dacB gene encoding D-alanyl-D-alanine carboxypeptidase/D-alanyl-D-alanine-endopeptidase: MCASPALYADFSQLGQLESKGFSISAEARLLDADTGSNTLLGSLNPERQLSPASVTKAYMSAAALNRFGPQHRFTSQLVSTGNVENGVLRGDLVFEGGGDPGLTTEDLWRLVQRLQLAGVREVDGALVVSQWRFGPVECITTDRCNARTRVTNAYSAPLTSAGVNFGSWCANIAPAAAAGEPARVGLCDSQAPLITIDNQVITRPANSGTDISAERITDERGDVLHLTGQISTNAAARDVYRGAGDAAEKTAQVLLSMLNQAGVSVRDPWRVSSTRPPSSAQRLAAVDSKPLQELLLRTMNYSNNYMADVLALNLVETPQAQLRQAGEAIEAYVNSLSGHGPLTLHSGSGLTTDNRTSAHGVNVMLEDMFRQSALFPSFVASFQSPANGVMRFIRRGSPTFQNNVMLKTGTLNQPFAVRAAAGYFRTAQGRWGVFSVLVNGTGSTPYLSWPEVLDPLSLDLDAMILAN; encoded by the coding sequence ATGTGCGCAAGCCCTGCACTGTATGCCGACTTCAGCCAGCTTGGTCAGTTAGAAAGCAAAGGCTTCTCAATTAGTGCTGAAGCACGCTTACTGGATGCGGATACCGGCAGTAATACATTGCTGGGGAGTCTGAATCCTGAGCGTCAGCTGTCGCCAGCGTCTGTCACCAAAGCCTATATGTCTGCTGCGGCGCTCAATCGTTTTGGGCCCCAGCATCGCTTTACCAGCCAGCTTGTCAGCACAGGTAATGTGGAAAATGGTGTATTGCGTGGCGACTTGGTATTTGAAGGTGGGGGCGATCCAGGCCTCACAACTGAAGACCTTTGGCGGTTAGTGCAACGTCTGCAACTGGCGGGTGTGCGCGAAGTGGATGGCGCACTGGTGGTCAGTCAGTGGCGCTTTGGCCCTGTTGAGTGTATTACCACGGACCGCTGTAATGCGCGTACCCGAGTCACCAATGCTTATAGTGCGCCGCTCACCTCGGCAGGCGTCAACTTTGGTAGCTGGTGCGCCAATATAGCCCCTGCTGCGGCAGCGGGAGAGCCTGCCCGCGTGGGGTTATGCGATAGCCAAGCGCCGTTAATTACTATAGATAACCAAGTTATTACGCGCCCGGCTAATAGTGGCACCGACATCAGTGCAGAGCGGATTACCGATGAGCGCGGTGATGTTCTGCATCTTACCGGGCAAATTTCAACCAATGCCGCGGCTCGTGATGTTTACCGTGGCGCTGGCGATGCGGCAGAGAAAACGGCGCAAGTATTGTTAAGCATGCTAAATCAGGCGGGCGTCAGTGTGCGAGATCCCTGGCGGGTTAGCTCAACGCGTCCGCCCAGCAGTGCACAGCGTTTGGCAGCCGTTGACAGCAAGCCGCTGCAGGAGCTGCTGCTGCGTACAATGAACTACTCCAATAATTACATGGCTGATGTGCTGGCGCTGAACCTGGTGGAAACACCACAAGCGCAACTGCGCCAAGCGGGGGAAGCGATAGAAGCCTATGTGAACAGCTTGTCGGGCCACGGTCCGTTAACGTTACACAGCGGCAGCGGGCTGACGACGGATAACCGTACCTCCGCTCACGGCGTCAATGTGATGTTGGAGGATATGTTTCGCCAGAGCGCCTTGTTCCCCAGTTTTGTCGCCTCTTTCCAGTCGCCTGCCAATGGGGTCATGCGCTTTATTCGCCGTGGTTCTCCAACGTTTCAAAATAACGTCATGTTGAAAACAGGCACTCTCAATCAGCCGTTTGCTGTTCGCGCCGCGGCGGGCTATTTCCGTACCGCCCAGGGGCGCTGGGGCGTTTTCAGTGTGCTGGTTAACGGTACTGGCAGTACGCCTTATCTTAGCTGGCCCGAGGTGTTAGATCCGCTGTCGCTGGATTTAGATGCGATGATATTGGCTAATTAA
- a CDS encoding MFS transporter: MLTANPAKVAPTYASRREIFGWAMFDFANQAYTLLIITVVFGELFTTVIVGDRGDGFRLANFLWSLALALSYLMVVLTAPLCGAVMDYRAEKKRFLLISYLATVATTAMLYFVEPGYVVAGLLLIILSNYAYSMGESFIAAFLPELGPPDALGKISGFGWALGYIGGLFAAGFTLMVLGEATADNFERIRWVGPFAAGFFLVAALPTFLWMKERGVPQPHAVSYQRIALQRVRSTFTELRYFKDLTVFLVSLLFSMAGVYIIIAFAFIYGAQVIGWDESVRNIMFIIVQITAAAGALGFGFLQDKLGAKRTYQMTLALWVIAILSIWATPELTDWVNSHYAVQWQAQYVFLVVGCLAGLSLGSSQSASRALVGVFSPLEKSAEFFGFWGLANKLAGVFGIVMLGILQTLIGLQASILLCVALFVIAMLICAGVNEQRGREAALAWKRSA; this comes from the coding sequence ATGCTGACTGCTAACCCCGCCAAGGTTGCTCCCACCTACGCATCGCGACGTGAAATATTTGGTTGGGCAATGTTTGACTTTGCCAACCAGGCTTACACCTTGCTCATCATCACGGTCGTGTTTGGAGAATTGTTCACGACGGTAATCGTCGGTGATCGAGGCGATGGCTTTCGTCTAGCCAATTTTTTGTGGAGTCTCGCGCTCGCGTTGAGCTATCTAATGGTCGTGTTAACTGCCCCGCTCTGCGGTGCCGTGATGGATTATCGAGCAGAAAAAAAGCGCTTTTTATTAATCAGTTATCTCGCCACTGTGGCGACAACTGCCATGCTCTACTTTGTCGAGCCTGGTTACGTAGTCGCGGGACTGCTATTAATTATACTTTCAAACTATGCTTACTCGATGGGCGAGTCGTTTATTGCCGCTTTTTTACCGGAGCTAGGCCCCCCTGATGCGCTGGGTAAAATTTCTGGGTTTGGCTGGGCGCTTGGCTATATTGGTGGCCTTTTTGCCGCTGGTTTTACGCTGATGGTGCTAGGGGAGGCGACCGCCGATAACTTTGAGCGCATACGTTGGGTAGGTCCTTTTGCAGCTGGCTTTTTCTTAGTAGCCGCGCTTCCCACCTTCCTATGGATGAAAGAGCGGGGAGTGCCTCAACCCCATGCTGTTTCCTATCAACGTATTGCGTTACAGCGTGTTCGCTCAACATTTACTGAGCTGCGCTACTTTAAAGACTTAACTGTCTTTTTGGTGTCGCTGTTATTCTCAATGGCAGGTGTCTACATCATTATTGCGTTTGCTTTTATTTATGGCGCTCAGGTGATTGGTTGGGATGAGAGCGTGCGCAATATTATGTTTATTATTGTTCAAATAACGGCAGCGGCAGGCGCACTGGGATTTGGTTTTTTACAGGATAAATTGGGCGCCAAGCGCACGTATCAAATGACACTGGCGTTGTGGGTCATCGCTATTTTATCAATATGGGCGACGCCAGAGCTGACCGACTGGGTGAACAGCCATTACGCCGTGCAGTGGCAGGCACAGTACGTTTTTCTGGTGGTCGGTTGTCTGGCGGGGCTTAGTCTGGGGTCTAGCCAATCAGCTAGCCGGGCGCTGGTCGGCGTATTTTCACCACTGGAGAAGTCTGCTGAATTTTTTGGCTTCTGGGGGCTCGCTAATAAATTGGCCGGCGTGTTCGGCATTGTCATGCTGGGCATTTTGCAAACGTTAATTGGTTTGCAAGCGTCTATCCTATTATGTGTAGCACTGTTTGTTATCGCGATGTTGATATGCGCTGGCGTGAATGAGCAGCGTGGACGTGAGGCTGCACTTGCCTGGAAAAGGAGCGCTTAG
- a CDS encoding multidrug efflux SMR transporter: MTFVYLVLAIVAEVIATSALKSSMGFTRPLPSIMVVVGYGVAFYLLSLVLRTLPVGIAYAIWAGLGIVLVTLVGIVVFGEKPDLPAVIGISLIVAGVVILQVFSKMNVH, translated from the coding sequence ATGACGTTTGTATATCTAGTGCTAGCGATTGTTGCCGAGGTTATCGCTACTAGCGCCCTCAAGTCGTCAATGGGATTCACACGACCGCTTCCAAGCATCATGGTCGTCGTGGGCTACGGTGTGGCATTTTATCTGTTGAGCTTGGTGTTGCGGACATTGCCGGTCGGTATTGCTTATGCCATCTGGGCAGGTCTGGGAATCGTGTTGGTCACGCTGGTTGGCATTGTAGTTTTCGGTGAGAAACCTGATTTACCTGCCGTTATCGGCATTAGTTTGATCGTGGCTGGGGTAGTCATACTTCAAGTCTTTTCAAAAATGAACGTGCATTGA
- a CDS encoding AEC family transporter: protein MIGHILATLLPVFLIAGCGAVYGRYRNPDIRSLNTLNMELFVPLLVFAVLADRQAPLADYAWLATAAVAVVLGSGLVLWPVAKWLSLDIKVFLPPMMFNNSGNMGVPLLVLAFGPEALPAAVVVFIVEMLLHFSVGLYMLDPRTSLWRLLRMPIVAASLAGLVINVGNVPLPSWLLEAMHMLGGICIPLMLFALGVRLLEIDFNDWRTGLLGALLCPLSGLVIALPLMWLLPLNPLQTAVLLVFAALPPAVLNYLVAEQYKLAPQKVASLVLIGNLGSLIVMPLTLAAAFAWVQAPL from the coding sequence ATGATCGGTCATATTCTCGCAACGCTGTTACCCGTGTTCTTAATTGCTGGCTGTGGTGCGGTTTACGGGCGTTATCGAAACCCTGATATTCGCAGCCTTAACACGCTCAATATGGAGCTATTTGTTCCATTACTGGTATTTGCCGTGTTGGCTGATCGCCAAGCGCCGTTGGCAGACTATGCGTGGCTTGCCACTGCGGCGGTGGCTGTCGTGCTAGGGTCTGGTCTTGTGCTTTGGCCGGTTGCTAAATGGCTGTCTCTGGACATAAAAGTGTTCTTACCGCCGATGATGTTCAATAACTCTGGCAATATGGGGGTACCGCTATTGGTGCTCGCCTTTGGACCAGAAGCCCTACCGGCTGCAGTGGTCGTGTTTATTGTTGAAATGTTGCTGCATTTCTCAGTAGGTCTTTATATGTTGGACCCGCGCACGTCACTTTGGCGACTATTACGAATGCCCATCGTAGCGGCGAGCCTAGCAGGGCTAGTCATAAACGTTGGAAATGTACCGTTGCCGAGCTGGCTGTTAGAAGCAATGCACATGTTAGGGGGAATCTGTATTCCACTGATGCTCTTTGCATTAGGTGTTCGATTGCTGGAAATTGATTTTAATGACTGGCGAACGGGCTTGTTGGGCGCGCTCCTCTGCCCACTTTCTGGCTTAGTGATCGCACTACCGCTCATGTGGTTACTACCATTGAATCCGCTACAGACAGCTGTGCTACTGGTATTTGCAGCACTGCCGCCAGCGGTATTGAATTACTTAGTGGCCGAGCAGTATAAACTGGCGCCGCAGAAGGTCGCTTCGTTGGTGCTCATCGGCAATTTAGGGAGCTTAATCGTTATGCCACTGACGTTGGCAGCAGCGTTCGCCTGGGTTCAAGCGCCGCTTTAA